TTTCGCCAGCGCCACCTTCTGCTGGTTGCCGCCGCTCAGGTACATCACCAGCCGCGAGAGAACCGGCGGCTGGATGCGCAGGTCTGCCACCAGCTGTCCGGCAATGCGCGCTTCGCGCCGGTGATCGAGCACGCCGCCCCGCGTCACGGCGTCCAGACTGGCCAGGGTGATGTTGGGGGGCAGGCTGAGCATCGGCAACAGCCCCTCCCGCCGATCCTCGGTCGTGTAGCCGATGCCGCGGGCGATAGCCTCCTCGGGAGAGGAGAGGCAGACCCGCTCGCCGTCGATGAACACCTCGCCCCGGCGGATCGGCACCAGTCCAAACAGCGCCCGGGCCAGCGTGGTCCGACCGGCGCCGCGCAGGCCGAAGATCCCCAGGATCTCACCGGCATGGACCGTGAAGGTGATGTCCTGCAGGAAACCGTCCACGCTCAGTCCCTGCACCGTGAGGACGGGAGCCCCGATGGGCACGGAGACCTTGGGAAAGCGCTCATGGATCTCGCGCCCGACCATCATCCGGACGATCGCCTCTTCGTTCGCCTCGCCTGCGGCGAGGGTCCCAACCTTGCGGCCGTCGCGCAGCACGGTGACCCGGTCGCCGATCTGCTGGATCTCGCCCAGGCGATGCGACGTGTAGAGGATGCTCACCCCCTTCTCCCGCAGTCCGCGGAGGATGGCGAAGAGCCGGTCCCGCTCGCGATCAGAGAGCGCAGAAGTGGGCTCGTCCAGGAGGAGGATGCGCACCTCGGAGGCGAGGACCCGCGCGATCTCCGTGAGCTGCTGCTCCGCCACGCTGAGGTCCCGCACCCGGGCGCGGGGGTCGATGGGAACTTCCAGGCTGTCCAGCACGACTCGCGCCTGGCGGTAGATCTCAGCCCAGTCCACGAGGTGGCGCAGCCGGCAGGGCCAGCGGCCGAGGAAGATGTTCTCGGCCACGGTCAGGCCGCCGACCAGGCTGAGCTCCTGATAGACCATGCCGATCCCCAAGGCCCGGGCCTGCTGCACGTCGGCTATCTGCACCGGCCGATCCCAAAGGAGAATGCGGCCCTCATCGCGCTGGATCGACCCGCTGAGGATCTTCAGGAGCGTGGATTTGCCCGCGCCGTTCTCGCCGAGCAGCATATGGATCTCGCCCTCGGCCAGGTCCAGGTCGACGTGATCAAGCGCGTGAACGCCCGGGAAGCGTTTGTCGATGCCCTCCAGCCGGAGGATCACCGTGGGCGGCACGGCGGTTCCCTACTGGGCGGTGTATCCGCCATCCACGGACAGGATTGCGCCCGTCGCATAGTGGAGTTCGTCGGCGGCCAGACACAGGATGCCGAAGGCGATCTCCTCCGGCCGCCCCAGCCGCCCGGCCGGACGGACGGTCTCCAGCGCCCGGCGGGCGGCGGCCGGATCCCTCTGACGCCGCAGGGAGGCGGCAACCAGCGGCGTGTCGGTCGTCCCGGGGCAGATGCAGTTCACACGGATCTCCGGCGCACCGTCTACGGCCAGGCTGCGGGTCAGGCCGATCACGCCGGCCTTGGAGACATTGTAGGCCACCTGCCCCTTGATCCCCACCAACCCGGCTTCGGAGGCGACATTGACGATCACGCCGCCGCCGTGGGCGCGCATGGCCGGGATGCAGTACTTGGCGCAGAGGAACGGGCCGGTGAGGTTCACCTCCAGGAGTCGCCGCCAGTCGGCCTCGCTCGTCGCCAGGACGTCGCCCTGCAGGTAAATTCCCGCGTTATTCACCAGGATGTCCAGCCGGCCGAACCGCGCCATCACGGTCTCTACCATGCGTCGCACATCGTCGGGATTGGAGACATCGGCGGCGATGAACACCGCCTCTCCCCCGGAGGCGGCGATCTGCTCCACCGTCTGCGGCCCGGCCCCGGCGTCCACATCCACTACGGCGACCCGGGCCCCCGCACGGGCGAAGAGGACGGCGGTGGCGCGGCCGATGCCGGCCCCCGCACCGGTGATGACGGCCACCTTTCCCCCAAAATCCATCGGCCCTGCCCCTCTCGTGCTCCGGGTTCGTGCAGGGGTGGGAGCCCGCTTCAGGGCTCCCACCCCTGCTGGTTTACTTGACTCCGGCCTTGATCGCCGTCCAGTTGATCGGCTCCAGGCGCGGATTGGGATAGTATTCCCGCGCGTTGCCCTTCCACACCGTGCGGGGCCGGATGTCGAAGATCTGCGGCACTTTGTCCTTCTGCCCCAGGGCCAGCAGCACGGCAAACTTCGTGCCGTACCAGCCCCACTCGGGGAAGCCGTGCCATGTCTCGGCCATCAGACGCCCCTCGACGATGCGCTCGACGGACTCGGGGGTCACGTCATTGGTGAAGATCTTCACCTCGGTGCGCTTCGCCGCTTCGGCGGCCAGCATGGCCCCCAGGCCCATCTCGTTGCTGGCCGCCCAGATGGCGTCCAGCGTCCCTTTGGGGTTGCGGGTCAGGAAGTCTTCCGCCGCCTTGCGGCCCTTCTCGCGGTTCCAGTCCGCCGGCAGCATCCCGACGACCTTGATGCCGGGGAAGGGATCGACGATCTTGTGGAACCCGTTGACGCGGGCGGTGGAGAAGAACCCGCCCGCGATGCCCTCGATGATCGCCACGCGGGCCCTGATGTTGGCCGTCTTGGGGTCCACCGTCTTGTAGAGGTTCTGCCACCAGGCCAGGTCCAGGTAGGTGCCGGGCTTGACATCCACCTTGGGACCGGTTCCCAGCACGCCGGGACCGCCGAAGTAATCGAGCAGGGCGTAGGCGGAGATCATCCCGGCCACGGTGTTGTCGAACCCGATGTAGGACGCCACGTTCACGCCCTTAATCGGTTCCAGCAGGTTGACGATGATCACCGGGATCCCGGCGGCGTTGGCCTTCCTGATCGCCGGGATGACCACCTCGACCTCGATCGGGGAGATGGCGATGACACTGACCTTGCGCTGAATGTAGTCTTCGATAATCGCGACCTGGTCCGCAAAGGCCACATGGGTCGCGGGGGATCGGCTGATGACCTCCACGTCAATCCCGTTCTTCCTGGCGTCGGCGGCGGCTTTCTCGAAGAAGTCGGTGGCGGTCTTGAACACGCCGGTGATGTCGGGAGGCGTCCAGCCGATAACCACCTTGGGCAGCTTGGGGGCCGCTGTGCCCCACAGGCTGAGTGT
The nucleotide sequence above comes from Armatimonadota bacterium. Encoded proteins:
- a CDS encoding sugar ABC transporter ATP-binding protein encodes the protein MPPTVILRLEGIDKRFPGVHALDHVDLDLAEGEIHMLLGENGAGKSTLLKILSGSIQRDEGRILLWDRPVQIADVQQARALGIGMVYQELSLVGGLTVAENIFLGRWPCRLRHLVDWAEIYRQARVVLDSLEVPIDPRARVRDLSVAEQQLTEIARVLASEVRILLLDEPTSALSDRERDRLFAILRGLREKGVSILYTSHRLGEIQQIGDRVTVLRDGRKVGTLAAGEANEEAIVRMMVGREIHERFPKVSVPIGAPVLTVQGLSVDGFLQDITFTVHAGEILGIFGLRGAGRTTLARALFGLVPIRRGEVFIDGERVCLSSPEEAIARGIGYTTEDRREGLLPMLSLPPNITLASLDAVTRGGVLDHRREARIAGQLVADLRIQPPVLSRLVMYLSGGNQQKVALAKWLASRAHVLIFDEPTRGIDVGAKTEVFHLMGRLAAQGAGIIMLSSEIPEVLAMADRILVMHRGRIVGEYRRGEATQEALLRSAVGLDRSDAEVA
- a CDS encoding glucose 1-dehydrogenase, translating into MDFGGKVAVITGAGAGIGRATAVLFARAGARVAVVDVDAGAGPQTVEQIAASGGEAVFIAADVSNPDDVRRMVETVMARFGRLDILVNNAGIYLQGDVLATSEADWRRLLEVNLTGPFLCAKYCIPAMRAHGGGVIVNVASEAGLVGIKGQVAYNVSKAGVIGLTRSLAVDGAPEIRVNCICPGTTDTPLVAASLRRQRDPAAARRALETVRPAGRLGRPEEIAFGILCLAADELHYATGAILSVDGGYTAQ
- a CDS encoding sugar ABC transporter substrate-binding protein — protein: MLLTLSLWGTAAPKLPKVVIGWTPPDITGVFKTATDFFEKAAADARKNGIDVEVISRSPATHVAFADQVAIIEDYIQRKVSVIAISPIEVEVVIPAIRKANAAGIPVIIVNLLEPIKGVNVASYIGFDNTVAGMISAYALLDYFGGPGVLGTGPKVDVKPGTYLDLAWWQNLYKTVDPKTANIRARVAIIEGIAGGFFSTARVNGFHKIVDPFPGIKVVGMLPADWNREKGRKAAEDFLTRNPKGTLDAIWAASNEMGLGAMLAAEAAKRTEVKIFTNDVTPESVERIVEGRLMAETWHGFPEWGWYGTKFAVLLALGQKDKVPQIFDIRPRTVWKGNAREYYPNPRLEPINWTAIKAGVK